Proteins encoded by one window of Lathyrus oleraceus cultivar Zhongwan6 chromosome 1, CAAS_Psat_ZW6_1.0, whole genome shotgun sequence:
- the LOC127123676 gene encoding cystinosin homolog isoform X2, with product METSWNSDILKVEYSVFGWIAFVAWSTSFYPQLFMNFSRKSVVGLNFNYLLLNNSKQTLYLIYNASLYFSSTVQFQYHKKYGFDQRGSQSISKITIGIITVVWVTVGVCFFIAFPSNSWLWLVSIFNTMQVLLTSIKYIPQAVMNFKLKSTDGFCIGNVLIDFIGGISNFAQMVTQSVDQNSWVNFSGNLGKVLLSLVSLSFDIIFMCQRYVLYPSNKTPSIPMSKLNDKVKEPLIKSLNQPLATNLHAAENV from the exons ATGGAAACTTCATGGAACTCTGATATTCTTAAAGTAGAATATAGTGTGTTTGGATGGATTGCTTTTGTGGCTTGGTCTACTAGTTTCTACCCTCAACTTTTCATGAACTTCTCAAGAAAAAG TGTGGTTGGTTTGAACTTCAATTATCTGCTACTGAACAACTCCAAACAAACCTTATACCTTATCTACAACGCCTCTTTGTACTTCAGTTCTACGGTTCAGTTTCAATACCACAAAAAGTATGGCTTTGATCAG CGAGGAAGTCAATCAATATCAAAAATCACAATCGGAATTATTACTGTGGTGTGGGTAACTGTTGGAGTTTGTTTCTTCATAGCATTCCCTTCCAATTCATGGCTTTGGCTAGTTTCTATCTTCAA CACAATGCAAGTACTCCTGACATCTATCAAATATATTCCACAG GCAGTTATGAACTTCAAGTTAAAGAGCACAGATGGATTTTGCATCGGAAATGTGTTGATAGATTTTATTGGAGGAATATCAAACTTTGCTCAGATGGTTACACAATCAGTTGATCAAA ATTCTTGGGTGAATTTCTCTGGAAACCTTGGCAAAGTATTGTTATCCCTG GTGTCCCTTTCCTTTGATATTATATTCATGTGTCAACGTTATGTGCTTTATCCATCAAATAAAACACCATCAATTCCTATGTCTAAACTCAATGACAAAGTTAAAGAGCCCCTCATAAAGTCTCTTAATCAGCCATTAGCAACAAATCTGCATGCAGCTGAAAATGTTTGA
- the LOC127123676 gene encoding cystinosin homolog isoform X3 yields the protein METSWNSDILKVEYSVFGWIAFVAWSTSFYPQLFMNFSRKSVVGLNFNYLLLNNSKQTLYLIYNASLYFSSTVQFQYHKKYGFDQMIPVAVNDVAFSVHAVLITLVLLFQVVIYERGSQSISKITIGIITVVWVTVGVCFFIAFPSNSWLWLVSIFNTMQVLLTSIKYIPQAVMNFKLKSTDGFCIGNVLIDFIGGISNFAQMVTQSVDQNSWVNFSGNLGKVLLSLENAH from the exons ATGGAAACTTCATGGAACTCTGATATTCTTAAAGTAGAATATAGTGTGTTTGGATGGATTGCTTTTGTGGCTTGGTCTACTAGTTTCTACCCTCAACTTTTCATGAACTTCTCAAGAAAAAG TGTGGTTGGTTTGAACTTCAATTATCTGCTACTGAACAACTCCAAACAAACCTTATACCTTATCTACAACGCCTCTTTGTACTTCAGTTCTACGGTTCAGTTTCAATACCACAAAAAGTATGGCTTTGATCAG ATGATACCAGTAGCTGTAAATGACGTTGCATTCTCAGTTCACGCTGTTCTAATAACCTTAGTGTTGTTGTTCCAAGTTGTTATATACGAG CGAGGAAGTCAATCAATATCAAAAATCACAATCGGAATTATTACTGTGGTGTGGGTAACTGTTGGAGTTTGTTTCTTCATAGCATTCCCTTCCAATTCATGGCTTTGGCTAGTTTCTATCTTCAA CACAATGCAAGTACTCCTGACATCTATCAAATATATTCCACAG GCAGTTATGAACTTCAAGTTAAAGAGCACAGATGGATTTTGCATCGGAAATGTGTTGATAGATTTTATTGGAGGAATATCAAACTTTGCTCAGATGGTTACACAATCAGTTGATCAAA ATTCTTGGGTGAATTTCTCTGGAAACCTTGGCAAAGTATTGTTATCCCTG
- the LOC127123676 gene encoding cystinosin homolog isoform X1, which yields METSWNSDILKVEYSVFGWIAFVAWSTSFYPQLFMNFSRKSVVGLNFNYLLLNNSKQTLYLIYNASLYFSSTVQFQYHKKYGFDQMIPVAVNDVAFSVHAVLITLVLLFQVVIYERGSQSISKITIGIITVVWVTVGVCFFIAFPSNSWLWLVSIFNTMQVLLTSIKYIPQAVMNFKLKSTDGFCIGNVLIDFIGGISNFAQMVTQSVDQNSWVNFSGNLGKVLLSLVSLSFDIIFMCQRYVLYPSNKTPSIPMSKLNDKVKEPLIKSLNQPLATNLHAAENV from the exons ATGGAAACTTCATGGAACTCTGATATTCTTAAAGTAGAATATAGTGTGTTTGGATGGATTGCTTTTGTGGCTTGGTCTACTAGTTTCTACCCTCAACTTTTCATGAACTTCTCAAGAAAAAG TGTGGTTGGTTTGAACTTCAATTATCTGCTACTGAACAACTCCAAACAAACCTTATACCTTATCTACAACGCCTCTTTGTACTTCAGTTCTACGGTTCAGTTTCAATACCACAAAAAGTATGGCTTTGATCAG ATGATACCAGTAGCTGTAAATGACGTTGCATTCTCAGTTCACGCTGTTCTAATAACCTTAGTGTTGTTGTTCCAAGTTGTTATATACGAG CGAGGAAGTCAATCAATATCAAAAATCACAATCGGAATTATTACTGTGGTGTGGGTAACTGTTGGAGTTTGTTTCTTCATAGCATTCCCTTCCAATTCATGGCTTTGGCTAGTTTCTATCTTCAA CACAATGCAAGTACTCCTGACATCTATCAAATATATTCCACAG GCAGTTATGAACTTCAAGTTAAAGAGCACAGATGGATTTTGCATCGGAAATGTGTTGATAGATTTTATTGGAGGAATATCAAACTTTGCTCAGATGGTTACACAATCAGTTGATCAAA ATTCTTGGGTGAATTTCTCTGGAAACCTTGGCAAAGTATTGTTATCCCTG GTGTCCCTTTCCTTTGATATTATATTCATGTGTCAACGTTATGTGCTTTATCCATCAAATAAAACACCATCAATTCCTATGTCTAAACTCAATGACAAAGTTAAAGAGCCCCTCATAAAGTCTCTTAATCAGCCATTAGCAACAAATCTGCATGCAGCTGAAAATGTTTGA